The region CCAATTAAAACTTTGGGGAGAGCGTACAGGAGTAGATGTAGTTGCCAAAGGAATGAATGTTGACCCATCTTCAGTAGCTTTTGAAGCTGTAAAAAAAGGAGTTGAGTCAAATGCTGATATTATTATCGTTGATACAGCAGGTAGATTACATAATAAAGTGAATTTGATGAATGAGCTTTCTAAAATTAAAAGGTCAATGCAAAAAGTTGCTCCTGGAGTACCGCATGATGTAATTTTAGTTTTAGATGGATCAACAGGTCAGAATGCACAAAATCAAGCTAGAGAATTTATGAAAGCAACAGACGTAAGTGGACTTGCAATCACAAAGCTTGATGGAACAGCAAAAGGAGGCGTAGTGATAGGAATATCAGACGAATTTAAAATACCAGTAAAATATATTGGTGTTGGCGAAGGAGTTGATCATCTACAAGCCTTTAGAAAAATGGAATTTGTAGAATCTTTATTTGGTGGCAGAGATGCTACTGATACAAGATCATAATCATAAAAAAAGTCATCCAATAATTTAATATCGGATGACTTTTTTGTTTATACCAATAGTTGTAAGGGATACTTAGTTTGAGTTGTATCACATTATCCTAAAAAGATCGTAACTTACGCTCTAATTTTAGGACTAACATACTCGACAAATGAAGCCAGAAAAGATTACAATTATCGGTGGAGGTAATCTAGGACAAGCGATTGCTGAAGGACTTATTGCAAGTAATTATATTGCTGCAGAAAACCTAACCGTCACAAGAAGGAACCTTAAACTTCTTAAAAAACTGTCTGATAAAGGGGTTAAGGTAAGTAGTGACAATAAAAGTGCTGTGGAAGGTGCAGACTTAATAGTGTTGGCGATTAAGCCTTTCCAAATAAAATCTATAATGGAAGAAATAAAACCAAACCTTCTTCCATCGCAAATCGTTACTTCAGTAGTAACAGGTGTTTCTTTAAATGACATGTCTTCTGTATTAGGTGATGAACAACCCGTGTTCAGATCTATGCCAAATACTGCCATCGCTATCAGAGAGTCGATGACTTGTATTGCAACAGTGAATGGTACGGCTGATCAAAAAGAAATGATTGTAGATTTGTTCTCACAATTAGGAGAGGCAATTATAATTGATGAAAGCCTAATGGCAGCAGCAACAGTACTCGGTGCATGTGGTATCGCATATGCCATGAGATTTATCAGGGCAGCATCTCAAGGAGGTATTGAAATCGGATTTGGAGCTGAAGTATCTCAACTAATTGCTGCACAAACTGTAAAAGGAGCAGCCTCACTACTAATGGAAACAGGAAATCATCCAGAGCATGAAATTGATAAAGTAACGACACCAAAGGGGTGTACGATTGCTGGATTAAATGAAATGGAACATCAAGGTTTTAGTTCTTCATTAATTAAAGGTGTGAAGACATCGTTTAAAGCTATTGATGTGATTAAAGATGACTTTAAGAAGTAATTTAAAGCATATTATACAGTAAATAAAAAAGTGAATTAGTGAAAAAGATAGCCGTATTTACATCAGGAGGCGATGCACCGGGCATGAATGCTTGTGTAAGAGCCGTTGTTAGAACTGCAATTTATCATGGTATTGAAGTAATTGGTGTACGTAGAGGTTACAAAGGTATGGTGGATGCCGACTTTGTACCAATGACTTCTCATTCTGTTAGTAATATTATCGGGCAGGGTGGTACTATTTTAAAATCTGCGAGATTTGATGAGTTCAGAGATATTGAGTGGCGTAAAAAAGCATACGATAACTTAATCGCTGAAGGAGTTGAAGGACTAATTGCAATTGGTGGAAATGGTACGTTTACAGGTGCTAAATTATTAATGGAAAACTTTGGTATCCCAACAATCGGGTGTCCTGGTACTATTGATAATGATTTATTCGGTACGGATTATACCATTGGTTTTGATACTGCCGTAAATACAGCATTAGACGCTATCGATAAAATTAGAGATACAGCAGCTTCTCATGATAGAGTATTCTTTGTAGAAGTGATGGGACGTGATGCTGGTTTTATCGCTATGCAATCAGGTATTGCAGGTGGAGCAGAAGATATTCTTGTACCTGAAATTCCAGATTCTATTGACGAGGTGATCGAAAACCTTAAAAAAGGTGGAGAAAATGAGAAACCATCACATATTGTTGTGGTAGCTGAAGGTGAAGAGATTGGTAATGCTACATTTATTGCTCAAAAAGCAAAAGAAGCAATGCCAAATCTTGATATCAGAGTTTCTAATTTAGGTCACATCCAAAGAGGTGGTGCACCAAGTGCTTTAGATAGAATTCTAGCAAGCCGTATGGGTATTGCAGCTGTAGAAGGTTTGATCGCAGGAAAGTCAAATGTAATGTCAGGTATTATCAATGACCAAGTAACATATACAAGTTTTGATGATGCCATCAATAAGAAAAAACCGCTTGATGTTGAACTAAATAAGATGGTGGAAATCTTAAATAGCTAAGATACAGTCATCTATAAAGGTTAATAAATTATGGAATGAATGCAGAAAATGATACTTTTGCGTTCGTTCCATTTTTTTATGGATAATCTAAAACAATTATAAAGGACTGGTCCAATGTGATTTTCTGTTCAAAAGAACTACTTTATTCTGTTAGATAACACAATACAGGATATCAAATATATAACTATCAGCGATGTTCATTTCAAACTTATTGATCACTGATAGTAACATGTAACAACAATCTTCTCAAACTTTCAATTGCTCATTGTGAGCACAATAATGAAACAAAATTTACAATTAAGCTTAAAGGGGACAGATTTTAAAACAGAGATTCTGTCGGGGTTAACTGTAGCTATTGCTTTAGTTCCAGAGGCAATTGCCTTTTCTTTTATTGCAGGAGTTTCACCACTAGTTGGTCTTTACGCTGCAGTAGTGATGGGATTTTTTACTGCTGTATTAGGTGGTAGACCAGGTATGATTTCAGGTGCAACAGGAGCGATCGCTGTTGTAGTAATGCCTTTGATTGCTGATAAAGGTGTAGACTATTTATTCCCTGCAATTATTTTAGGAGGATTAATTCAAATTGTAGTAGGTGCTTTAAAATTAGGTAAATTCATTCGTTTAGTACCACATCCAGTGATGTTGGGTTTTGTCAATGGTTTAGCTATCGTAATTTTTAAAGCTCAGTTTAGCCAGTTTATGATTGATGGAGAATATTTAACAGGATCTCCATTATTCGTAATGTTAGGGCTAGTAATTCTTGCAATGTTGGTGATTCAATTCTTCCCGAAATTGACAAAAGTGATTCCTTCACCATTAATGGCTATCGTAACTGTATCTGCTATTGCTATTGGTTTAGGTATTGATACACCAACTGTTGGTGATATGGCTTCTATTAAAGGTGGTCTTCCTTCTTTAATTATGCCAGATGTTCCTTTTGATATGGAGACATTAATGATTATTCTTCCATTCTCACTTAAAGTGGCAGGTGTTGGTCTAATCGAAAGTTTATTGACCCTAACATTGATCGACGAAATTACAGAAACAAGAGGTAGTGGTAACAGAGAATCAATTGCTCAAGGTATTGCTAATATTATTTCTGGATTTACAGGAGGTATGGGTGGTTGTGCTATGATTGGACAGTCAATGATTAATATCCAATCAGGTGCTCGTCAACGTTGGTCTGGTATTATTGCTGCTGTGGCATTATTATCATTTGTATTATTCCTTTCATCAATCATTGAGCAAATTCCAATTGCAGCTTTAGTAGGGGTAATGTTTATGGTGGCCATCGGTACATTTGAATGGTCAAGCTTTAGAATATTAAATAAGGTTCCAAAAACTGATGTTGTAGTATTAATTACTGTTTCATTAGTAACTGTAATTGAAGATTTAGCTGTAGCTGTATTGATTGGTATTATTATGTCAGCATTATCATTTGCATGGGAAAATGCTGTACGTATTAGAGCAAGAAAGAAAACAGATGAGTTTGGTCGTAAGCATTATGAAATTTACGGACCATTATTCTTCGGTTCAGCTACCAACTTCTTCGAAAAATTCGATTTTAAAAATGATCCAAAAGAAGTAATTATCGACTTCTCTGAGTCAAGAGTTGCCGAT is a window of Flammeovirga agarivorans DNA encoding:
- the ftsY gene encoding signal recognition particle-docking protein FtsY, with protein sequence MGFFKKIFGKTEITQEEKDNLDKGLEKSRGSIFDQITKAVAGKSKVDDDVLDNLEEILVTSDVGVETTLKIIKRIEARVERDKYVDTKELNKILHEEIAGLLDENKSQDVDGFSIPEGIEGPYVMLVVGVNGVGKTTTIGKLSAKFKAKGYKVVLGAADTFRAAAVDQLKLWGERTGVDVVAKGMNVDPSSVAFEAVKKGVESNADIIIVDTAGRLHNKVNLMNELSKIKRSMQKVAPGVPHDVILVLDGSTGQNAQNQAREFMKATDVSGLAITKLDGTAKGGVVIGISDEFKIPVKYIGVGEGVDHLQAFRKMEFVESLFGGRDATDTRS
- the proC gene encoding pyrroline-5-carboxylate reductase; this encodes MKPEKITIIGGGNLGQAIAEGLIASNYIAAENLTVTRRNLKLLKKLSDKGVKVSSDNKSAVEGADLIVLAIKPFQIKSIMEEIKPNLLPSQIVTSVVTGVSLNDMSSVLGDEQPVFRSMPNTAIAIRESMTCIATVNGTADQKEMIVDLFSQLGEAIIIDESLMAAATVLGACGIAYAMRFIRAASQGGIEIGFGAEVSQLIAAQTVKGAASLLMETGNHPEHEIDKVTTPKGCTIAGLNEMEHQGFSSSLIKGVKTSFKAIDVIKDDFKK
- the pfkA gene encoding 6-phosphofructokinase: MKKIAVFTSGGDAPGMNACVRAVVRTAIYHGIEVIGVRRGYKGMVDADFVPMTSHSVSNIIGQGGTILKSARFDEFRDIEWRKKAYDNLIAEGVEGLIAIGGNGTFTGAKLLMENFGIPTIGCPGTIDNDLFGTDYTIGFDTAVNTALDAIDKIRDTAASHDRVFFVEVMGRDAGFIAMQSGIAGGAEDILVPEIPDSIDEVIENLKKGGENEKPSHIVVVAEGEEIGNATFIAQKAKEAMPNLDIRVSNLGHIQRGGAPSALDRILASRMGIAAVEGLIAGKSNVMSGIINDQVTYTSFDDAINKKKPLDVELNKMVEILNS
- a CDS encoding SulP family inorganic anion transporter, coding for MKQNLQLSLKGTDFKTEILSGLTVAIALVPEAIAFSFIAGVSPLVGLYAAVVMGFFTAVLGGRPGMISGATGAIAVVVMPLIADKGVDYLFPAIILGGLIQIVVGALKLGKFIRLVPHPVMLGFVNGLAIVIFKAQFSQFMIDGEYLTGSPLFVMLGLVILAMLVIQFFPKLTKVIPSPLMAIVTVSAIAIGLGIDTPTVGDMASIKGGLPSLIMPDVPFDMETLMIILPFSLKVAGVGLIESLLTLTLIDEITETRGSGNRESIAQGIANIISGFTGGMGGCAMIGQSMINIQSGARQRWSGIIAAVALLSFVLFLSSIIEQIPIAALVGVMFMVAIGTFEWSSFRILNKVPKTDVVVLITVSLVTVIEDLAVAVLIGIIMSALSFAWENAVRIRARKKTDEFGRKHYEIYGPLFFGSATNFFEKFDFKNDPKEVIIDFSESRVADLSGIEAINKINEKYEEYGKNVTFIHLSQDCVDLLAKAKSHIEIDHDHDPHYSVVYDA